In Microbacterium galbinum, a single window of DNA contains:
- a CDS encoding winged helix-turn-helix transcriptional regulator — protein MSDLSAALDIVGARWALLIVEQLLAGPQRYGDLQRELGAPTNMLATRLRELEEAGVLRRLPLTHNTRAYVLTERGEALGEAIDALGAWGRAGRDASTGSATQ, from the coding sequence GTGAGCGACCTCTCCGCCGCCCTCGACATCGTCGGTGCGCGCTGGGCGCTGCTCATCGTGGAGCAGCTGCTCGCCGGCCCGCAACGCTACGGTGATCTGCAGCGCGAGCTCGGGGCGCCGACGAACATGCTCGCGACCCGGTTGCGCGAGTTGGAAGAAGCCGGCGTGCTGAGGCGATTGCCGCTGACGCACAACACCCGCGCCTACGTGCTGACCGAGCGCGGGGAGGCGCTGGGGGAGGCGATCGATGCGTTGGGCGCGTGGGGTCGTGCGGGGAGGGATGCTTCGACAGGCTCAGCAACCCAGTAA
- a CDS encoding VOC family protein — translation MSLFITCPVADVERATAFYTALGWTLNAEMSDHNVSCFQIAPEQYVMLGSREMYASVGGTEDLIGGPDTPSKVTVSFDLDSREAVDELVARAEAAGGRVGDIDDYPFMYQRQFDDPDGYHYSPFWMKPATDQTA, via the coding sequence CCTGTCCCGTGGCTGACGTCGAACGAGCCACCGCCTTCTACACCGCCCTCGGGTGGACCCTCAACGCCGAGATGTCGGACCACAACGTGTCGTGCTTCCAGATCGCGCCCGAGCAGTACGTGATGCTCGGCAGCCGCGAGATGTACGCGAGCGTCGGCGGCACCGAAGACCTGATCGGCGGTCCCGACACCCCGTCGAAGGTCACCGTCTCGTTCGACCTCGACAGCCGCGAGGCGGTCGACGAACTCGTCGCGCGCGCCGAAGCCGCGGGCGGTCGCGTCGGTGACATCGACGACTACCCCTTCATGTATCAGCGCCAGTTCGACGACCCCGACGGTTACCACTACTCGCCGTTCTGGATGAAGCCGGCGACCGACCAGACCGCGTGA
- a CDS encoding LamG-like jellyroll fold domain-containing protein — MTSPTSRRPWRALSAAVVAAGLLAAPVVPAAAADSTDSIGDALAQASAVIADEMRSSFVLPVLPDTQFYSRYSASQFYPKYDTNPFEVQTDWIVEHQDDLNVPFVVHVGDVVDQQWVTGEWDAAAKAMQKLTDGGVPYSVVPGNHDVADMNARSSEANSWQYLQRFDAGRMAAQGGETFVDSFQNGLSTAYIFEAEEHEWMSLALAWNASADTFAWAQRVIDANPGIPVILSSHAVINIALDQTSPADWWWGEELWNQLIRSNDEIIMTVNGHFHGTTMRERTNDFGHPVYQVLTDYQMAADGGNGYMTLFEFDLTNDRIDVESVSPWVTVKDKESLTANDTPVLDGKWQSFSLPLDFEARFGYSVTPGSETKGDLSERAKEIVLEGWDGTGVGEQWAAAGRADDYVAVDGTVAHWRFGSVAEGVVDSSTEIPDVAGESPMYRSAIENTDAPEKLEDVQVSHSNVPFYSSDRGAVCFADVHRNASGPDNMSYISTEYGAPATFADLSSSSGYTVEAFLQLDEEWTEAANRWSAALTRGGARQWIGIDDSSDPGAGAAWLGISSLREYQFSAGDTDTRNSYTLWSGEIMQGSWHHVAIVNDPRADTAIMYVDGVPVLRNASNVGGMMAADFMPWIIGASTWNTEVEHGWHGCIGEVRVVDHALSSREFLYQRADLGSVFSVSGDFDAVLPSDAVVSSFSGRGFAGSSVSVVVDGVSLGSSVVAADGSWTVALSSPISGSGAHAVSFVPSIGTRSAAAVSVSVLIGEGASPWAPVESDLTDALEGVISVDPSRFAPGATVSVSLPSGFEGATVYGYLFSSPVSAGSGVVTDGAVSLTVPETVPFGEHRFALYAADGAVIGWDSVTVVDPAGGSDGGSGSDGGSAGGGADAGGGAGSEDGSLATTGIDGSWMLLWIALGAGVAAGGLTLLLRRRETRGVEYGVST, encoded by the coding sequence ATGACCTCCCCCACTTCGCGCCGCCCGTGGCGCGCCCTGTCCGCCGCGGTCGTCGCCGCCGGCCTTCTCGCCGCGCCCGTCGTTCCGGCGGCTGCGGCCGATTCGACCGATTCGATCGGGGATGCGCTGGCGCAGGCATCCGCTGTCATCGCCGATGAGATGCGCTCGAGTTTCGTGCTGCCGGTGCTGCCCGACACGCAGTTCTATTCGCGGTACAGCGCCTCGCAGTTCTACCCGAAGTACGACACGAACCCGTTCGAGGTGCAGACCGACTGGATCGTCGAGCACCAGGACGACCTCAACGTGCCGTTCGTCGTGCACGTCGGCGACGTCGTCGACCAGCAGTGGGTGACGGGCGAGTGGGATGCCGCGGCGAAGGCCATGCAGAAGCTCACCGACGGGGGCGTGCCGTACTCGGTCGTTCCCGGCAACCACGACGTCGCCGACATGAACGCGCGGTCGTCGGAGGCGAACTCGTGGCAGTACCTGCAGCGGTTCGACGCGGGTCGCATGGCCGCGCAGGGCGGTGAGACGTTCGTCGACAGCTTCCAGAACGGGCTCTCGACCGCGTACATCTTCGAGGCCGAGGAGCACGAGTGGATGTCGCTCGCGCTCGCGTGGAACGCCTCGGCCGACACGTTCGCGTGGGCGCAGCGCGTGATCGACGCGAACCCGGGCATTCCGGTGATCCTGTCGTCGCACGCGGTGATCAACATCGCGCTCGACCAGACGTCGCCCGCGGACTGGTGGTGGGGCGAGGAGCTGTGGAACCAGCTGATCCGCTCGAACGACGAGATCATCATGACGGTCAACGGGCACTTTCACGGCACCACGATGCGCGAGCGCACGAACGACTTCGGTCACCCGGTGTATCAGGTGCTCACGGACTACCAGATGGCGGCCGACGGCGGCAATGGATACATGACGCTGTTCGAGTTCGACCTCACGAACGACCGCATCGACGTCGAGTCGGTGTCGCCGTGGGTGACGGTGAAGGACAAGGAGTCGCTGACCGCGAACGACACTCCCGTGCTGGACGGGAAGTGGCAGTCGTTCTCCCTTCCTTTGGACTTCGAGGCGCGGTTCGGATACTCGGTGACGCCCGGTTCGGAGACGAAGGGCGACCTGTCGGAACGGGCCAAGGAGATCGTCCTGGAGGGCTGGGACGGCACCGGCGTCGGCGAGCAGTGGGCCGCTGCGGGGCGGGCGGACGACTACGTCGCCGTCGACGGCACGGTGGCGCACTGGCGGTTCGGTTCGGTGGCGGAGGGTGTCGTGGATTCGTCCACTGAGATCCCGGATGTGGCCGGCGAGAGCCCGATGTATCGCAGCGCGATCGAGAACACGGATGCTCCCGAGAAGCTCGAAGACGTGCAGGTATCCCACTCCAACGTGCCGTTCTACTCGTCGGACCGCGGGGCCGTGTGCTTCGCCGACGTGCACCGCAACGCGAGTGGTCCCGACAACATGTCGTACATCTCGACCGAGTACGGGGCGCCGGCGACGTTCGCCGATCTCTCGTCGTCGTCGGGGTACACGGTCGAGGCGTTCCTGCAGCTCGACGAGGAATGGACCGAGGCCGCGAACCGGTGGAGCGCCGCGCTGACGCGTGGAGGCGCACGCCAGTGGATCGGGATCGACGACTCGTCCGACCCGGGAGCCGGCGCCGCATGGCTCGGCATCTCGAGCCTGCGCGAGTACCAGTTCTCGGCGGGCGACACTGACACTCGTAACTCGTACACGCTGTGGTCGGGCGAGATCATGCAGGGGTCGTGGCACCACGTCGCGATCGTGAACGACCCTCGCGCGGACACCGCCATCATGTACGTCGACGGCGTGCCGGTGCTGCGCAACGCGTCGAATGTCGGCGGCATGATGGCCGCGGACTTCATGCCGTGGATCATCGGCGCCTCGACCTGGAACACCGAGGTCGAGCACGGCTGGCACGGGTGTATCGGCGAGGTGCGCGTGGTGGATCACGCTCTGTCTTCGCGTGAGTTCCTGTATCAGCGGGCTGATCTTGGGTCTGTTTTTTCGGTTTCCGGTGACTTCGATGCGGTGCTGCCGTCGGATGCTGTGGTGTCGTCGTTCTCCGGGCGCGGGTTTGCCGGGTCTTCGGTGAGTGTGGTGGTCGACGGGGTGTCGCTCGGGTCTTCGGTCGTTGCGGCTGACGGGTCTTGGACGGTTGCGCTGTCGTCACCCATCTCGGGGTCTGGCGCGCACGCGGTGTCGTTCGTTCCGTCGATCGGGACGCGGAGTGCTGCGGCAGTGTCTGTCTCCGTGCTGATCGGTGAGGGTGCGTCGCCGTGGGCGCCGGTGGAGTCCGACCTTACCGACGCGCTGGAAGGCGTGATCTCGGTCGACCCGTCGCGCTTCGCGCCGGGGGCTACGGTGTCGGTTTCGCTGCCTTCGGGGTTCGAGGGGGCGACTGTTTACGGGTACCTGTTCTCTTCGCCGGTGTCGGCGGGGTCGGGGGTCGTGACGGATGGCGCGGTCTCGTTGACCGTGCCGGAGACGGTGCCGTTCGGTGAGCACCGCTTCGCGCTGTACGCCGCGGACGGGGCGGTCATCGGGTGGGACTCGGTGACGGTCGTGGATCCTGCCGGTGGTTCGGATGGTGGGTCTGGGTCTGATGGCGGTTCGGCCGGTGGTGGGGCGGATGCCGGGGGTGGTGCGGGGTCTGAGGATGGCTCGCTCGCGACGACCGGGATCGACGGGTCGTGGATGCTGCTGTGGATTGCGCTCGGGGCGGGCGTTGCGGCTGGTGGGCTGACGCTGTTGCTGCGGCGGCGCGAGACGCGCGGGGTGGAGTATGGCGTGAGCACCTGA
- a CDS encoding DNA cytosine methyltransferase yields the protein MRYVSLFSGGGGLDLGFERAGWEPVVCVDNDPVSCETLSHNRPDWNVVCDDIRNFDATPYRGVDAVVGGPPCQGFSTAGKGDPNDPRNFLWREYMRVVSEVQPRAVVIENVSALTHRRNGDHLSGIMDALEDQGYTFAYGVLNAANYGVPQGRRRLIVIGVRDAEASLPLPTTADRQPTVGEAILDLADLPDDPGFNHVANRHAPHVAARWSMLAPGEDDPNYRRSRLDVSKPSMTIRAGGGYGPSGNHLAGFHPPIHPTLPRQLTVREAARIQTFPDEWILRGPKTIQGRQIGNAVPVNLAAAIGAHLVSLLERPSPA from the coding sequence ATGCGATACGTTTCTCTGTTCAGCGGCGGCGGCGGCCTCGATCTAGGTTTCGAGCGCGCAGGATGGGAACCTGTCGTGTGCGTGGACAACGATCCCGTCTCGTGTGAGACGCTCTCGCACAACCGACCGGACTGGAATGTCGTCTGTGACGACATCCGTAACTTCGACGCGACTCCCTACCGGGGAGTGGATGCTGTCGTCGGCGGACCGCCCTGCCAAGGCTTCAGTACGGCGGGAAAAGGGGACCCGAACGATCCTCGTAATTTCCTTTGGCGCGAGTACATGCGGGTCGTCAGTGAAGTTCAACCGCGTGCCGTTGTGATCGAGAACGTCAGTGCGCTCACCCATCGACGAAACGGTGATCATCTCAGTGGAATCATGGATGCCCTCGAGGACCAGGGCTACACGTTCGCATACGGTGTCCTGAACGCGGCAAACTACGGAGTCCCCCAAGGCAGGCGGCGTCTCATCGTTATCGGAGTGCGAGATGCCGAAGCGAGCCTGCCTTTGCCTACAACGGCGGATCGACAGCCGACCGTTGGTGAAGCGATTCTCGATCTGGCGGATCTGCCGGATGACCCCGGCTTCAATCACGTCGCTAATCGGCACGCGCCGCATGTTGCTGCGCGCTGGAGCATGCTCGCTCCCGGGGAGGACGACCCGAACTACCGCCGTTCGCGACTCGATGTCTCGAAGCCATCCATGACGATTCGGGCAGGCGGTGGGTACGGGCCGAGCGGAAACCACTTGGCGGGTTTTCATCCGCCGATTCATCCCACTCTCCCGCGACAGCTCACCGTGAGGGAAGCCGCTCGCATTCAAACGTTCCCGGATGAGTGGATTCTTCGCGGGCCTAAGACGATTCAGGGTCGCCAGATAGGCAACGCAGTTCCAGTAAACCTCGCCGCCGCGATCGGGGCGCATCTGGTGTCACTTCTTGAGCGGCCTTCGCCCGCCTAG
- a CDS encoding NotI family restriction endonuclease, with amino-acid sequence MGVTVVDWFGYRPDDGSMTAAIDAERMYCPFIRKTCEKVPKDGTPSGVCALKQTTMDPVVCCPNRMYGDDYRILRDVAVRAFGDGLSLVNGREAQARALATGSRVVGVFGKKWGGEVHLPQRKGAGSYFVDWILAVVSPSGLEEFVAIEVQTIDTTGNYHDSLDALRDGRRKVESKAAGFNWENVNKRILSQLIYKGNLLQREPKCRGGLYFVTPRGVYNKIMDRLIGTGQPLPDYPQSAGSITFLSYDPDWANAVDGAPAALVATGSLTTTIAQVSLALNSPTNLPPMGVYADSIEAAFQ; translated from the coding sequence ATGGGAGTGACAGTGGTGGATTGGTTCGGCTACCGACCGGACGACGGCAGCATGACGGCGGCCATTGACGCTGAACGGATGTACTGCCCTTTCATTCGGAAGACTTGTGAGAAGGTTCCGAAGGATGGAACGCCATCTGGGGTTTGCGCATTGAAGCAGACCACGATGGACCCCGTCGTTTGTTGTCCTAACAGGATGTATGGTGACGACTACCGAATTCTTCGGGATGTTGCAGTTCGCGCGTTCGGGGATGGACTCAGTCTTGTCAATGGGCGAGAAGCTCAGGCACGGGCGCTTGCGACCGGATCTCGTGTAGTAGGTGTGTTCGGTAAGAAGTGGGGCGGAGAGGTTCACCTGCCGCAACGTAAGGGCGCCGGCTCATACTTCGTAGATTGGATTCTGGCAGTAGTTTCGCCCAGTGGGCTCGAGGAATTCGTTGCGATCGAAGTCCAGACGATTGATACAACCGGAAACTATCACGACTCGCTTGATGCTCTCCGCGATGGCAGGAGAAAGGTGGAGAGCAAGGCTGCGGGATTCAACTGGGAGAACGTCAACAAGCGGATATTGTCCCAACTCATTTATAAGGGAAATCTTCTTCAACGTGAACCGAAGTGCAGAGGCGGACTTTACTTCGTCACGCCAAGGGGCGTGTACAACAAGATCATGGATCGCTTGATCGGAACCGGGCAGCCGCTGCCTGACTACCCGCAGTCCGCGGGTTCGATCACGTTCTTGTCGTATGACCCAGATTGGGCCAACGCGGTCGATGGGGCTCCAGCAGCCCTCGTGGCGACTGGTTCGTTGACGACAACCATCGCGCAGGTCTCCCTTGCGCTCAACAGCCCCACCAATCTTCCTCCCATGGGCGTCTACGCAGACTCCATCGAGGCGGCGTTTCAGTGA
- a CDS encoding Ig-like domain-containing protein gives MRTLSRRARRRALATLSVAALTSLALLPSIAVAEADPDPVLLGEPTPFLIESLSAPGKVIEIGNPNAQTTVPDSTRAAAAVFPFAKTPAELSAQAVLAYPVEGASNTFVLANDDGQVLARRANDDPNFRYLTLPGVTLDDAAANPLAQWTASDAGNGYSYLRNVQAYGNGAIAGLDMYNWATAAGSEVQTYDAGGANVQKWRMHPLTATVETHQQRVDTGTTPAFPTALTGKYSWGLTAPLANIAWNAPASDVWNTDGTVTVEGTGTGYFGETVPVTAEYLVGSLGGAADATMSGYVGQTLKELQMHAPTHVERTVSGSTTTVRAKVTWDWASVAADATASAGTIEVPATAATGFDARLVITIAPAESVNILRGAGIHYDYTHMNGTNFRLTDGNRTVTGFDDWRSGGAANRVNPNTVSFYFDQPRQLTGAGVFDLNGLKNVGGVTVQYRDLIGGWIDMPTDAVAWPYVNQAPDLSLEFESTPVLVTGLRVIITNKASSNWMSLSEIEAYGPALVG, from the coding sequence ATGAGAACCCTCTCTCGTCGTGCCCGTCGGCGTGCCCTCGCGACCCTGAGCGTGGCCGCCCTCACCTCCCTCGCGCTGCTGCCCTCGATCGCGGTCGCCGAGGCCGATCCCGATCCCGTGCTGCTCGGTGAGCCGACCCCGTTCCTGATCGAGAGCCTCAGTGCGCCCGGCAAGGTGATCGAGATCGGCAACCCGAACGCGCAGACCACCGTGCCCGACAGCACGCGTGCCGCCGCGGCGGTGTTCCCGTTCGCCAAGACCCCCGCCGAGCTCAGCGCCCAGGCCGTGCTCGCCTATCCGGTCGAGGGCGCGAGCAACACCTTCGTGCTCGCGAACGACGACGGCCAGGTGCTCGCCCGCCGCGCGAACGACGACCCGAACTTCCGCTACCTCACGCTCCCCGGCGTGACGCTCGACGATGCCGCGGCGAACCCCCTCGCACAGTGGACCGCGAGCGACGCGGGCAACGGATACAGCTACCTGCGCAACGTCCAGGCGTACGGCAACGGCGCGATCGCCGGCCTCGACATGTACAACTGGGCGACGGCGGCGGGCAGCGAGGTGCAGACCTACGACGCCGGCGGCGCGAACGTGCAGAAATGGCGGATGCATCCGCTCACCGCCACCGTCGAGACCCACCAGCAGCGCGTCGACACGGGCACGACGCCCGCGTTCCCGACGGCGCTGACCGGAAAGTACTCGTGGGGCCTCACTGCTCCGCTCGCGAACATCGCGTGGAACGCGCCGGCATCCGACGTGTGGAACACCGACGGCACGGTGACCGTCGAGGGCACCGGCACCGGATACTTCGGCGAGACCGTCCCGGTGACGGCGGAATACCTCGTCGGCTCGCTGGGCGGCGCGGCCGACGCGACGATGTCGGGCTACGTGGGCCAGACGCTCAAGGAGCTGCAGATGCACGCGCCGACCCACGTCGAGCGCACGGTCTCGGGCTCGACGACCACGGTGCGCGCGAAGGTCACGTGGGACTGGGCGTCCGTCGCCGCCGATGCGACGGCATCCGCCGGCACCATCGAGGTCCCCGCCACCGCGGCCACCGGCTTCGACGCCCGCCTCGTCATCACGATCGCGCCCGCCGAGAGCGTGAACATCCTGCGCGGCGCTGGCATCCACTACGACTACACGCACATGAACGGCACGAACTTCCGCCTGACCGACGGCAACCGCACGGTCACCGGCTTCGACGACTGGCGCAGCGGCGGGGCCGCGAACCGCGTCAACCCGAACACGGTGAGCTTCTACTTCGACCAGCCTCGCCAGCTCACGGGCGCCGGAGTCTTCGACCTCAACGGCCTGAAGAACGTCGGCGGGGTGACGGTGCAGTACCGCGATCTCATCGGCGGCTGGATCGACATGCCCACGGATGCCGTCGCCTGGCCGTACGTGAACCAGGCGCCCGACCTGAGCCTCGAGTTCGAGAGCACCCCCGTGCTCGTCACCGGCCTGCGCGTGATCATCACGAACAAGGCGAGCAGCAACTGGATGAGCCTGTCCGAGATCGAGGCCTACGGCCCCGCGCTCGTCGGCTGA